Proteins found in one Methanothermobacter thermautotrophicus genomic segment:
- a CDS encoding C39 family peptidase, protein MSTSLDDDVIVMQSRSYSCGPAALATVLRNLGVNCTEAELAELAGTDESGTTMYGLILAATSKGLRARGVKMELNDLRKNHIVFVKYGDTCHYTVVISMDERNITLADPALGRIKIKREIFSRIFTGNVLVIEKPEINKSDIKFND, encoded by the coding sequence ATGAGTACATCTCTGGATGATGATGTTATAGTGATGCAGAGCAGAAGCTACAGCTGTGGACCAGCAGCACTTGCAACGGTCCTCAGGAACCTTGGAGTAAACTGTACCGAGGCAGAACTTGCAGAACTTGCAGGTACAGACGAATCAGGTACCACAATGTATGGACTTATCCTTGCAGCCACCTCAAAGGGCCTGAGGGCGAGGGGGGTTAAAATGGAGCTCAATGATCTTAGAAAAAACCACATAGTCTTTGTTAAATATGGGGACACATGCCACTACACCGTTGTCATTTCAATGGATGAGAGGAACATCACCCTTGCCGACCCTGCACTTGGAAGGATCAAAATTAAAAGGGAGATATTTTCAAGGATCTTCACAGGCAATGTTCTTGTTATTGAAAAACCAGAGATTAATAAATCTGATATTAAATTTAATGATTAA
- a CDS encoding oligosaccharide repeat unit polymerase family protein, with protein sequence MRFDVFSPYSLVAVIIIYIAMALAGTGMSLRGLEPPSALSIIYIVTGAAALTAGVYLSSWLRIGEIWTPELSESFLVAAVAAGLLIQAINLYILGGIPLFSGYLKARAVTKLWFISYLVFLPSINMLLAAYPERKYYFPLLMGAIIFALTGYRTTVVVILLSGTITLYYSLRPSWRELGVLISVLAVAALLVGYVAVKSIEWQTWTLNPVELLLYRAGYTLTVFDRILSIQGATGGKLLYYTLTGYLHSIDPRAIVGEAVLGYRHSTTSLIFGPALLDFGLHAMLFQMFIIGLILGLMHRIQGSIGGFFTGIYSILLAQTMVWVETGPTDLVVWIFYLIASISIIYVLWRCYSEAGSCS encoded by the coding sequence ATGAGGTTTGATGTCTTTTCACCATACTCCCTGGTGGCTGTAATTATAATCTACATTGCCATGGCCCTGGCTGGAACAGGAATGAGCCTGAGGGGACTTGAACCACCTTCAGCCCTTTCCATCATCTACATAGTCACCGGAGCTGCAGCCCTCACCGCAGGTGTTTACCTATCATCATGGCTCAGAATAGGTGAAATATGGACACCTGAGTTATCTGAATCCTTCCTGGTCGCGGCTGTGGCTGCAGGACTTCTCATCCAGGCCATTAACCTGTATATCCTGGGGGGAATTCCACTATTCAGCGGATACCTCAAGGCAAGGGCCGTCACAAAGTTATGGTTCATTTCATACCTGGTATTTCTCCCATCCATCAACATGCTCCTTGCAGCATACCCTGAGAGAAAATATTACTTCCCCCTCCTCATGGGGGCCATCATCTTCGCCCTTACAGGATACAGGACGACCGTGGTGGTAATACTCCTCAGTGGCACCATAACCCTCTACTATTCTCTGAGGCCATCCTGGAGGGAACTGGGGGTTTTAATCTCTGTACTTGCAGTGGCAGCTCTGCTTGTTGGATACGTTGCGGTTAAATCCATTGAGTGGCAGACCTGGACACTTAACCCTGTGGAGCTCCTCCTCTACAGGGCAGGCTACACCCTCACAGTTTTTGACAGGATACTGTCCATCCAGGGTGCAACAGGAGGGAAACTCCTATATTACACCCTGACAGGATACCTCCACTCCATCGACCCCAGGGCAATCGTTGGAGAGGCTGTACTAGGTTACAGGCACTCCACAACATCCCTGATCTTTGGACCCGCCCTCCTGGATTTCGGGTTACATGCGATGCTCTTCCAGATGTTTATAATAGGACTAATCCTGGGGCTTATGCACAGAATTCAGGGAAGTATCGGCGGATTCTTCACAGGAATATACTCCATCCTACTGGCCCAGACAATGGTGTGGGTTGAAACAGGACCCACAGACCTCGTGGTCTGGATATTCTACCTCATAGCATCCATATCAATAATATACGTTCTCTGGAGGTGTTACTCTGAGGCTGGCAGTTGCAGCTGA
- the cfbB gene encoding Ni-sirohydrochlorin a,c-diamide synthase: MRVVLAGTGSAVGKTTIATGIMKALSGRGVQPFKVGPDYIDPSYHTMATGNKSRNLDSFFMTDAQIREAFTRAMESSGARMGIIEGVRGLYEGISPVGDTGSTASVAKALDAPVVLIINSRSLVKSAAAMVLGFRSLDREVKIEGVILNQVKNRRHYLKTKRAVEELTGTAVIGGIPRSSELEVEQRHLGLVPAVERDTIAAHIDRWGLAMEEYIDLEALQDIMSSAGRIRGEREPLWQKKNSKRVRIGVAIDEAFNFYYQENLEALEDNAASVVPFSPLHDEELPDVDAIYIGGGYPEVFAGELESNTSMRKSIRRFHSDGRPIFGECGGLMYLMRSIDGREMCGVFPHPAEMTGRVQGLSYVIAEALRDNPITEGGDKFRGHEFHYSRVQGASGGKFAFRVLRGRGIVDSLDGITSGSALASYIHIHAASCPQFAANFTRNAWEF, encoded by the coding sequence ATGAGAGTTGTACTTGCAGGGACAGGGAGTGCAGTGGGTAAGACCACCATAGCAACAGGGATAATGAAGGCGCTCTCAGGTAGAGGAGTGCAGCCCTTCAAGGTGGGCCCCGACTACATAGACCCCTCATATCATACCATGGCCACCGGCAACAAATCAAGGAACCTTGACTCATTCTTCATGACAGACGCCCAGATAAGGGAGGCATTCACAAGGGCCATGGAATCATCAGGGGCCCGAATGGGTATAATAGAGGGTGTAAGGGGATTATATGAAGGTATAAGTCCGGTAGGAGATACTGGGAGTACAGCATCCGTTGCAAAGGCCCTCGATGCGCCAGTAGTACTTATAATAAACTCAAGGAGCCTTGTTAAGAGCGCTGCAGCAATGGTCCTCGGATTCAGAAGTCTCGACAGGGAGGTTAAAATAGAGGGTGTCATACTGAACCAGGTTAAGAACAGGAGGCACTACCTCAAGACAAAGAGGGCTGTGGAGGAACTGACAGGCACAGCTGTTATTGGAGGCATCCCCCGCAGCAGCGAACTTGAGGTTGAACAGAGACACCTTGGCCTTGTCCCCGCAGTTGAAAGGGATACCATCGCAGCCCACATCGATAGGTGGGGCCTCGCAATGGAGGAATACATCGACCTTGAGGCCCTTCAGGATATAATGTCCTCTGCAGGGAGAATAAGGGGTGAAAGGGAACCCCTCTGGCAGAAGAAAAACAGTAAAAGGGTGAGGATAGGCGTGGCCATTGACGAGGCCTTTAACTTCTACTACCAGGAGAACCTTGAAGCCCTTGAGGACAACGCAGCATCTGTGGTTCCCTTCAGTCCCCTCCATGATGAGGAGCTTCCAGATGTTGATGCCATCTACATCGGTGGGGGATACCCTGAGGTATTTGCAGGGGAACTTGAATCCAACACCTCAATGAGGAAGTCCATCCGGAGGTTCCACTCAGATGGGAGGCCCATCTTCGGTGAATGCGGAGGCCTCATGTATCTCATGAGGTCAATAGATGGGCGTGAAATGTGCGGCGTTTTCCCACACCCAGCCGAAATGACAGGGCGGGTTCAGGGGCTGAGCTACGTGATAGCCGAGGCCTTGAGGGATAACCCCATCACAGAGGGTGGTGATAAATTCAGGGGACATGAGTTCCACTACTCGAGGGTCCAGGGGGCTTCAGGCGGAAAATTCGCCTTCAGGGTCCTTCGGGGGAGGGGTATAGTGGATTCACTTGATGGTATCACATCCGGCTCAGCCCTTGCAAGCTACATCCATATACATGCCGCTTCCTGCCCACAGTTTGCTGCAAACTTCACAAGGAATGCATGGGAGTTTTAG
- a CDS encoding radical SAM protein, with protein MSLGERVQVLSDSAQFDLCDYSADPSQRNTAVPGIYYSSYRGCRVPLFKVLLTNRCCNDCRYCINSSCEMPVELSPEEIARVFLDYYERRYVDGLFLSSGVSHDPHETMERLIETLRILRLEGYGGYIHLKIIPGSSMDSIKRAMELASRVSINIETATPDGLDELSSTKDYGVDILRRMRWIHRFRKRHPELAPSGQSTQLMVGAVDETDEDIVKRVSWIHDRFSIKRVYFSGFQPMEGTPLESRNEADSMRVLRLYQADSLISSYGFRPDELRFSEGYLDTDIDPKYAAAVDMDIFPVDLESAPYHEIIRVPGIGPRSARRIIEMRSRTRLTPAVLRKMGVRLKRAEPFIYLDGFQSTLSDWSKP; from the coding sequence ATGAGTCTAGGTGAAAGGGTCCAGGTCCTAAGTGACAGCGCCCAGTTTGACCTCTGTGATTACAGCGCTGACCCTTCCCAGCGGAATACTGCCGTCCCTGGCATCTACTACAGCAGTTACCGGGGCTGCAGGGTTCCCCTATTCAAGGTGCTCCTCACCAACAGGTGCTGCAATGACTGCAGGTACTGTATAAACAGCTCCTGTGAGATGCCGGTGGAGCTCAGCCCGGAGGAGATTGCCCGGGTATTCCTTGACTACTATGAGAGGCGGTATGTTGACGGCCTCTTCCTTAGTTCCGGTGTCAGCCATGACCCCCATGAAACCATGGAGCGTCTCATAGAAACCCTCAGGATCCTCCGTCTGGAAGGCTATGGTGGTTACATACACCTCAAGATTATCCCTGGATCCTCCATGGATAGTATAAAGAGGGCCATGGAGCTTGCAAGCCGTGTGAGTATCAACATCGAGACAGCCACCCCTGACGGCTTGGATGAGCTTTCATCGACCAAGGATTATGGTGTTGATATACTGAGGAGAATGAGGTGGATCCACAGGTTCAGGAAGAGGCACCCTGAACTTGCCCCCTCAGGTCAGAGCACACAGCTCATGGTCGGGGCCGTTGATGAAACAGATGAGGATATAGTGAAAAGGGTCAGTTGGATCCATGACCGTTTTTCAATTAAAAGGGTCTACTTCAGTGGTTTTCAGCCCATGGAGGGCACTCCCCTCGAATCCAGGAATGAAGCTGATTCTATGAGGGTTCTGAGGCTTTATCAGGCGGATTCGCTCATCAGTTCCTATGGTTTCAGACCAGATGAGCTCAGATTCAGTGAGGGCTACCTTGACACGGACATTGACCCGAAATATGCCGCTGCAGTGGATATGGATATCTTCCCTGTTGACCTTGAGAGCGCACCCTACCATGAAATCATAAGGGTGCCCGGGATCGGCCCCAGGTCTGCCAGGAGAATAATTGAGATGCGTAGCAGAACACGCCTCACACCTGCAGTGCTCAGGAAGATGGGTGTGAGGTTAAAGAGAGCAGAACCATTCATATACCTTGATGGCTTCCAGTCCACGCTGAGTGACTGGAGTAAGCCATGA
- a CDS encoding ParA family protein — translation MGEVISIINQKGGCGKTTTAVNLSAALSLLDRRVLVIDMDPQGNATTGFGINKSELDSTIYTVLTRKATLSSVIMPAELQDLYIAPSNISLSGAEIELSSEIGYHAILQESLGDVRNDFDYIFIDAPPSLGILTLNALVASDSVIIPIQAEYYALEGMADLLRTMNLVEERLQSPCPVKGILLTLYDSRTRLARDVQREVEKFFGERENIFRTRIPRNVRLAEAPSHGKPCITYDPESTGTEAYMKLAAEILEMEG, via the coding sequence ATGGGAGAGGTAATTTCAATCATAAACCAGAAGGGTGGCTGTGGAAAGACAACGACAGCCGTTAACCTATCAGCAGCACTTTCACTCCTTGACAGGAGGGTTCTTGTAATCGACATGGACCCCCAGGGTAATGCAACCACAGGGTTCGGGATAAACAAGTCGGAGCTTGATTCAACAATATACACGGTCCTCACCAGAAAGGCAACACTATCCTCTGTGATAATGCCCGCCGAACTCCAGGACCTCTACATAGCACCCAGCAACATATCCCTCAGCGGTGCCGAGATAGAGCTCAGCAGTGAGATAGGCTACCATGCCATACTCCAGGAGTCACTTGGGGATGTGAGGAATGATTTTGACTACATATTCATAGATGCCCCACCATCCCTGGGCATCCTCACACTAAACGCCCTGGTGGCATCCGACAGTGTCATAATACCCATACAGGCAGAATACTACGCCCTTGAGGGCATGGCAGACCTCCTCAGGACAATGAACCTGGTGGAAGAACGCCTCCAGAGTCCCTGCCCAGTAAAGGGGATACTGCTGACACTCTACGATTCAAGGACACGACTTGCAAGGGACGTCCAGAGGGAGGTTGAGAAGTTCTTCGGTGAAAGGGAGAACATCTTCAGGACAAGGATACCCAGGAACGTCCGCCTTGCTGAGGCCCCCAGCCATGGCAAGCCCTGCATAACCTATGACCCTGAAAGTACAGGTACGGAGGCCTACATGAAACTTGCAGCCGAAATACTTGAGATGGAGGGATAG
- a CDS encoding threonine--tRNA ligase, producing MRILLIHSDYLKYETKNKTGIAEEIPEDKMQGDFRESLVVFTAVESGDEDNPESVIENAVNEIIKVFNDVKAENVVIYPYAHLSSSLSSPKTAVEILEGMESALRREGVEVSRVPFGWYKAFKISCKGHPLSELSRTIRPQPPKVEEESEESEWFILYRGETVKPEDFEFKNRDLENLVKYELGELESSGEEPPHVRLMREKGLADYEPSADVGHLRWYPRGRLIRDLLADYVYMLVTSEGAMPVETPIMYDLADEAIRVHAEKFGERQYRMKNKKELMLRYACCFGAFRILSDSFLTWKNLPASIYELSTYSFRLEKKGEVVGLKRLRGFTMPDLHTVCADLDQSLEEFARQVEMCMRTGQDLQVNYEVIFRATADFYEEYREWVHEVVDRIGKPVLLEILPSRKHYWIAKMDFAAIDYLGRPIENPTVQIDVESGERFGITYVNRDEDEVNPIILHCSPTGSIERVICSLLEKTAIEMDEKPPMLPVWLSPTQVRVLPIAERHMEYASDLVSKLIAGDIRADLDDRSETLGKKIRNAAQDWVPYVVVIGDSELEGKLTVNVRETGEKLQMSVDELIERIRAETDGMPFRRLPLPVKLSERINF from the coding sequence ATGAGGATACTGTTAATTCACTCTGATTACTTGAAATACGAGACAAAGAATAAAACAGGGATAGCAGAGGAAATCCCTGAAGATAAGATGCAGGGAGATTTCAGGGAGTCCCTGGTGGTTTTCACAGCTGTGGAGTCAGGGGATGAGGATAACCCGGAATCAGTAATTGAAAACGCGGTTAATGAAATAATAAAGGTTTTCAATGACGTTAAGGCGGAGAATGTTGTGATATATCCATACGCACACCTCAGCTCCTCACTCAGCTCCCCCAAAACAGCGGTGGAGATCCTTGAGGGGATGGAATCAGCCCTCCGCAGGGAGGGTGTTGAGGTCTCAAGGGTTCCCTTCGGGTGGTACAAGGCCTTCAAGATATCCTGCAAGGGCCACCCTCTATCAGAGCTCTCAAGGACCATCAGGCCACAGCCCCCAAAGGTGGAGGAGGAGAGCGAGGAATCAGAGTGGTTCATACTCTACAGGGGAGAGACAGTCAAACCCGAGGACTTCGAGTTCAAAAACAGGGACCTTGAGAACCTGGTGAAATATGAGCTTGGTGAACTTGAATCCTCCGGTGAAGAACCACCACACGTTAGACTCATGAGGGAGAAGGGACTTGCAGACTATGAGCCATCAGCAGATGTGGGACACCTCCGCTGGTACCCAAGGGGCAGACTGATAAGGGACCTCCTTGCAGACTACGTCTACATGCTCGTCACCAGTGAGGGGGCGATGCCAGTTGAGACACCCATAATGTATGACCTTGCGGATGAGGCAATCAGGGTACATGCAGAGAAGTTTGGTGAAAGACAGTACAGGATGAAGAACAAGAAGGAGCTCATGCTGAGATACGCATGCTGCTTCGGAGCCTTCAGGATCCTCTCAGATTCCTTCCTCACATGGAAGAACCTGCCGGCGTCCATATATGAACTCTCAACCTACAGCTTCCGGCTTGAAAAGAAGGGTGAAGTCGTTGGCCTCAAGAGGCTCAGGGGCTTTACAATGCCAGACCTCCACACGGTCTGCGCCGACCTTGACCAGTCCCTTGAGGAATTCGCGAGGCAGGTTGAGATGTGCATGAGGACCGGTCAGGACCTCCAGGTTAACTATGAGGTCATATTCAGGGCCACAGCTGACTTCTATGAGGAGTACAGGGAATGGGTCCATGAGGTAGTGGATAGGATCGGGAAACCCGTACTCCTGGAGATACTGCCATCAAGAAAGCACTACTGGATTGCCAAGATGGACTTCGCAGCCATAGATTACCTTGGAAGACCGATAGAGAACCCAACGGTTCAGATTGACGTTGAAAGCGGGGAGAGGTTCGGGATAACCTATGTTAACCGTGATGAGGATGAGGTAAACCCTATAATACTCCACTGCAGTCCAACCGGCAGTATTGAGAGGGTTATATGCAGTCTTCTAGAGAAAACAGCCATTGAAATGGATGAAAAACCCCCCATGCTGCCTGTCTGGCTCTCCCCCACCCAGGTACGTGTGCTTCCAATTGCTGAGCGCCACATGGAGTATGCCAGCGACCTCGTATCGAAACTTATTGCAGGTGACATAAGGGCTGATCTGGACGACCGGTCAGAGACCCTCGGGAAGAAGATAAGGAATGCGGCCCAGGACTGGGTCCCCTACGTTGTTGTTATAGGTGACAGTGAGCTGGAGGGTAAACTCACGGTCAATGTGAGGGAAACAGGTGAAAAGCTTCAGATGAGCGTGGATGAGCTCATAGAACGAATCAGAGCGGAAACAGATGGGATGCCCTTCAGGAGACTGCCCCTGCCTGTTAAACTATCCGAGAGGATAAACTTCTAA
- a CDS encoding TrmB family transcriptional regulator: MGRDVMEALRFMGLTEYQASAYKALVSLVSARAAEVAEVSGIPRSRVYEVLRQLAERGFVEVERGKPMRYHVVPPSEVFRREKESIIKKLDAAMSHLTEIYEEGVARVPAPVWLIHGQEKILKKELEIVSRSRNELKMRMGFTFGDEIKTLRPALDRITDRGVEVKIMAAEVIDVPGEVKVRRIPPVRMLVRDSQEMMWIFSRFTPDGAPIPETAIGIWNQYPEIAENYARIFDTVWKRGNSKL, encoded by the coding sequence ATGGGCAGGGATGTGATGGAAGCCCTCAGGTTTATGGGTCTAACAGAGTATCAGGCCTCGGCCTACAAGGCACTGGTTTCCCTGGTATCTGCCAGGGCAGCGGAGGTTGCGGAGGTTTCTGGCATACCAAGATCAAGGGTCTATGAGGTACTGAGGCAGCTCGCAGAAAGGGGCTTCGTGGAGGTTGAGAGGGGTAAACCCATGAGGTATCATGTGGTGCCACCATCAGAGGTGTTCAGGAGGGAGAAGGAGAGTATCATCAAAAAACTTGACGCTGCCATGTCCCACCTTACTGAAATCTACGAGGAGGGGGTTGCCAGGGTACCGGCACCTGTATGGCTCATCCATGGCCAGGAGAAGATTCTGAAGAAGGAACTTGAGATAGTATCCCGTTCAAGGAATGAACTCAAGATGAGGATGGGGTTCACCTTCGGGGATGAAATAAAAACACTCCGTCCTGCCCTTGATAGGATAACAGACCGTGGGGTTGAGGTTAAGATAATGGCAGCGGAGGTGATTGATGTGCCCGGCGAGGTTAAGGTAAGGAGAATACCCCCTGTAAGGATGCTTGTGAGGGATTCACAGGAGATGATGTGGATATTCTCACGCTTCACACCCGATGGTGCACCCATCCCTGAGACAGCCATAGGGATATGGAACCAGTACCCTGAGATAGCAGAGAACTATGCACGGATATTCGACACGGTCTGGAAGAGAGGCAACAGTAAACTTTGA